One genomic window of Phalacrocorax aristotelis chromosome 21, bGulAri2.1, whole genome shotgun sequence includes the following:
- the SLC26A8 gene encoding testis anion transporter 1 codes for MTYVIFGTSHHISIGSFSILNVVVTNILQTLNFNQTLSSNGSQDNFSDPTFMKDYMEALTLTASITFLTGIIQLLLGCFCLGFVTTYVPKTLSDAYLAAAALHVIVSQFTFIFDIMLDFHKGPLDIFYNLFNFFLALPKANATSILLFLLSMAALRLNTSIIITYKHSPIAFPMELLLIVTVTIISNHIHFHAESSSAVVSMIPQRFLPPTLPDFSNLSKIILHAFSLAIVSYFLLVFVGERYASLHNYNIASNQELIAVGLCNICSSFFKSRVVSCAISGTVIQDKTGGRTQLAAAIGASMMLVIALKLGHFFRMIPNGILAAIVVFNVLPFLEKFLDIPILWRRDKYHFVIWLATFAAVLCFGLDVGLAIAMGFTFFIITIRSHRMKMVVLGQIPNMNIYRSLSIYRAAREIEGIKIFQCCSSISFANMNNFKTYLLHKMDMKAVPLDESEMRALISLSLSDIAEERKDLKCSCVCERPPPPPRIPYTEKLVKRHHTDSDSSSSSVNLVHWSQYGDKLSSRTLLVGAAEAQCASPGFNMGLTTEKNEDEGRRACLSAGSAIDNSSVQLDKEEQPMHLPCPVHTVILDFSMVQFVDLIGSELLRQIIHMFHNIGIAVLIAACHSSVIADFEKNDFFDSCVTKERFFLTLHDAVLAALGKHRKPDEQEPTAEEFAEEPLAEQQKVEYLA; via the exons ATGACATATGTTATATTTGGGACTTCGCATCATATCTCAATTG GCTCATTCAGCATCCTAAATGTGGTGGTGACAAACATTCTGCAGACTCTTAATTTCAACCAAACATTGTCCTCTAATGGCTCACAGGACAACTTCTCAGACCCTACGTTTATGAAGGATTACATGGAGGCCTTGACACTTACCGCATCAATAACATTTTTGACTGGCATCATTCAG ttgctgctgggctgctttTGCCTGGGGTTTGTAACAACATACGTGCCAAAGACTCTCAGTGATGCTTACCTCGCTGCAGCAGCATTGCATGTCATTGTGTCACAGTTTACCTTTATTTTTGACATAATGCTTGACTTCCATAAGGGACCCCTGGACATTTTCTAT aatctatttaatttcttcctggCTCTCCCAAAGGCTAACGCCACCAGCATATTGCTATTTTTGCTTAGTATGGCCGCACTACGACTCAATACATCTATCATAATAACTTATAAACATAGTCCTATTGCATTTCCTATGGAACTTCTCTTG attGTCACAGTCACCATTATTTCTAATCACATTCATTTTCACGCTGAATCCAGCAGTGCTGTGGTCAGTATGATTCCTCAGAG GTTTCTGCCTCCTACACTGCCAGATTTCTCAAACCTGAGCAAGATCATACTGCATGCCTTCTCCCTTGCTATTGTAAGCtatttccttcttgtttttgttGGGGAGAGGTATGCTTCACTTCACAACTACAATATTGCCAGCAATCAG GAGCTAATAGCTGTGGGGCTATGCAATATTTGCAGCTCATTTTTCAAAAGCCGTGTTGTCAGCTGTGCTATTTCTGGAACTGTCATTCAAGACAAGACAGGTGGAAGAACACAG TTAGCAGCAGCGATTGGAGCATCTATGATGCTGGTGATTGCGCTGAAACTAGGACACTTTTTCCGGATGATACCTAAT GGTATTCTGGCTGCTATTGTGGTATTTAACGTGCTcccttttcttgaaaaatttcTGGACATCCCCATCCTGTGGAGACGGGACAAGTATCATTTT GTTATTTGGCTTGCAACTTTTGCtgcagtgctttgttttggtctTGATGTCGGTTTAGCGATCGCCATGGGATTTACGTTCTTCATAATCACCATTAGGTCACACAG AATGAAGATGGTGGTGCTGGGACAGATTCCAAACATGAATATTTATAGAAGTTTATCCATCTACAGAGCC GCAAGGGAGATTGAAGGTATCAAAATCTTCCAGTGCTGTTCTTCCATCTCTTTCGCAAACATGAATAATTTCAAAACCTATTTATTGCACAAG ATGGACATGAAAGCAGTGCCTCTAGATGAAAGTGAAATGCGGGCTTTAATTTCACTTAGTCTTTCTGACattgcagaggaaagaaaagatcttAAATGCTCTTGTGTCTGTGAGCGACCTCCACCACCACCTAGG ATACCATATACAGAGAAACTGGTGAAGCGACATCACACAGACAGCGATTCCTCCTCATCTTCAGTTAATTTGGTACATTGGTCTCAGTATGGAGACAAACTCAGCTCTCGGACGCTGTTGGTGGGAGCAGCCGAAGCGCAGTGTGCATCCCCAGGCTTTAACATGGGGCTTACAACTGAAAAGAACGAGGATGAAGGGCGAAGAGCTTGCCTTTCAGCAGGCTCTGCAATAGATAATTCCTCAGTGCAGTTAGATAAGGAAGAACAGCCAATGCATTTGCCATGTCCAGTTCACACCGTTATTTTAGACTTCAGCATGGTGCAATTTGTGGATTTGATAGGTTCAGAGTTACTGCGACAG ATCATCCATATGTTTCACAATATTGGCATTGCAGTCCTTATAGCTGCCTGTCACT CCTCTGTGATAGCAGACTTTGAGAAGAATGATTTCTTTGACAGCTGTGTCACCAAAGAAAGGTTCTTTCTAACTCTTCATgatgctgtgctggctgccttggGCAAGCATCGAAAGCCAGATGAGCAAGAACCTACTGCAGAAGAGTTTGCTGAAGAACCACTAGCTGAACAGCAGAAGGTAGAATATTTAGCTTAA